In Synechococcus sp. UW69, the following are encoded in one genomic region:
- the sfsA gene encoding DNA/RNA nuclease SfsA — MTGLPSPGDALLRFEPLTEGVLLKRYKRFLADVELSSGETVTAHCANTGPMTGVLIPGQRVRLRHAPSPKRKLAWTWEQAEVPGAEGKPCWVGINTALPNRLIRATIEAGCLDTQLGAIAGIRGEVAYGTNKRSRIDLLLTPAEQNPDQRLIYLEVKNTTWTDGRTALFPDTVTERGQKHLIELMGVLPEARAVLVPCLSRPDVNDFAPGDSADPRYGELFRQSTASGVEVVPCCFSFAADAVHWQGVRPVRPV, encoded by the coding sequence ATGACTGGCCTTCCCTCTCCGGGCGATGCCCTGCTGCGTTTTGAACCCCTGACGGAGGGCGTGCTGCTGAAGCGCTACAAACGCTTTCTCGCCGATGTGGAACTGAGCAGTGGTGAGACCGTCACGGCCCATTGCGCCAACACCGGTCCAATGACGGGGGTCTTGATCCCTGGCCAACGGGTGCGTCTCCGCCACGCACCCTCTCCAAAACGCAAGCTGGCCTGGACCTGGGAACAAGCCGAAGTTCCAGGTGCAGAGGGAAAACCCTGCTGGGTCGGCATTAATACCGCCCTCCCCAACCGCTTGATTCGGGCCACGATCGAAGCGGGGTGTCTGGACACTCAACTCGGTGCGATTGCGGGAATCCGCGGAGAGGTGGCCTACGGAACAAACAAGCGCAGCCGGATTGACCTCCTGCTGACCCCGGCAGAACAGAACCCCGATCAACGACTGATCTACTTAGAGGTGAAGAACACAACCTGGACCGACGGCAGAACCGCACTATTCCCTGACACGGTGACCGAGCGGGGCCAAAAGCATCTGATCGAGCTCATGGGTGTGCTTCCGGAAGCTCGCGCGGTGCTCGTGCCCTGCCTCAGCCGGCCAGATGTGAACGACTTTGCTCCCGGCGACAGTGCTGATCCGCGCTACGGAGAACTGTTTCGCCAATCCACCGCCAGCGGCGTGGAAGTTGTGCCGTGCTGTTTCAGCTTTGCCGCCGACGCGGTGCATTGGCAGGGAGTGCGACCAGTTAGACCAGTTTGA
- the murJ gene encoding murein biosynthesis integral membrane protein MurJ, with protein sequence MARSLKGIALVVTLGTLLSKVGGLIRQLVIAAAFGVGAAYDAYNYAYVLPGFLLILLGGINGPFHSAMVSVLSRRPRAEGAHILAALNTSVSALLLLVTIVLVLAADPLITLVGPGLAPDLHAIARVQLQVMAPMALLAGLIGLGFGSLNAADEFWIPAISPLMSSGALILGVGLLWWQLGADIALPSAAMTGGVVLAFATLLGALLQWLIQLPALIQQGLARFQLVWDWRHPGVREVWRVMGPATLSSGMLQINVFTDLFFASGIVGAAAGLGYANLLVQTPLGLISNALLVPLLPTFARLTAPADRPQLIERIRQGLMLSTASMIPLGGLFIALGGPIVALVYERGAFDATAAQLVTGLLMAYGLGMPAYLGRDVLVRVFYALGDGTTPFRLSLAGIGLNVVFDWLLVGGPTPWGNQSPFNFGAPGLVLATVAINLLTCLALLFALQQRISGLPLRRWGLDLLRLAIAGVLAAGAAGILLAVVSWPSGVVGLLLKVSAPGLLGLLLFALIGAQFKVAEVREITQLLVGRFRSR encoded by the coding sequence ATGGCGCGTTCACTCAAGGGGATCGCATTGGTGGTGACCCTTGGCACCCTGCTGAGCAAGGTGGGTGGCCTCATCCGGCAGCTGGTGATCGCAGCGGCCTTTGGGGTTGGTGCTGCCTATGACGCCTACAACTACGCCTATGTGCTGCCTGGATTTCTTCTGATCCTCCTCGGGGGGATCAACGGCCCTTTTCACAGCGCCATGGTGAGTGTTCTCAGCCGGCGCCCCCGGGCTGAAGGGGCTCACATCCTTGCTGCTCTCAACACCAGCGTCAGCGCTCTGCTTTTGCTGGTCACGATCGTTCTGGTGCTGGCGGCGGATCCCCTGATCACCCTGGTGGGGCCGGGTCTGGCACCCGATCTTCACGCCATCGCCAGGGTTCAGCTGCAGGTCATGGCACCGATGGCGCTGTTGGCCGGACTGATTGGGCTCGGCTTCGGTTCCCTCAACGCCGCAGATGAATTCTGGATTCCGGCGATCTCACCGCTGATGTCCAGCGGGGCCTTGATCTTGGGTGTGGGACTTCTGTGGTGGCAGCTCGGTGCTGACATTGCCTTGCCGTCCGCCGCCATGACCGGGGGTGTGGTGTTGGCATTCGCCACGTTGCTGGGGGCTTTATTGCAGTGGTTGATCCAGCTGCCGGCTTTGATCCAGCAGGGGTTGGCTCGGTTCCAATTGGTCTGGGACTGGCGGCATCCCGGCGTGCGAGAGGTCTGGCGTGTGATGGGGCCCGCGACGCTGTCGTCCGGAATGCTTCAGATCAATGTGTTCACGGATCTGTTTTTCGCCTCTGGAATCGTCGGTGCGGCTGCGGGTCTGGGGTACGCCAATTTGCTGGTGCAAACGCCGCTGGGCCTGATCTCGAATGCACTCCTGGTGCCCTTGCTGCCCACCTTCGCCAGGCTCACGGCGCCGGCCGATCGACCGCAGCTGATCGAACGGATCCGGCAGGGGCTCATGCTTTCCACTGCATCGATGATCCCTCTCGGCGGTCTGTTCATCGCCTTGGGTGGTCCCATCGTCGCCCTGGTCTACGAGCGTGGAGCCTTCGATGCGACAGCGGCTCAGCTGGTGACGGGTTTGCTGATGGCCTACGGCCTTGGCATGCCGGCCTACCTCGGTCGGGATGTGCTGGTGCGTGTCTTTTATGCCCTCGGCGATGGGACGACGCCCTTTCGGCTCTCGCTGGCGGGGATCGGTCTGAACGTGGTTTTTGATTGGCTGTTGGTGGGTGGCCCGACCCCTTGGGGGAATCAGTCGCCGTTCAATTTCGGAGCGCCCGGGTTAGTGCTTGCCACGGTCGCCATCAACCTGCTCACCTGTCTTGCCTTGTTGTTTGCTTTGCAGCAACGAATCTCAGGCCTCCCATTGCGGCGCTGGGGGCTTGATCTTTTGCGGCTGGCCATCGCTGGTGTGCTGGCCGCAGGCGCCGCCGGGATTCTGTTGGCCGTGGTGAGCTGGCCTTCAGGAGTCGTGGGCCTGCTCCTGAAGGTGTCTGCACCTGGCCTGCTGGGTCTGCTGTTGTTTGCCTTGATCGGTGCTCAATTCAAGGTGGCGGAGGTGCGGGAGATCACGCAGCTTTTGGTGGGTCGATTCAGGTCTCGCTGA